A region of the Aphelocoma coerulescens isolate FSJ_1873_10779 chromosome 7, UR_Acoe_1.0, whole genome shotgun sequence genome:
acaaaataccagaataaccTAGTTCAAAATCATAGAAACCcaaatttcaaaataccagaaaaacagtttcaaaCAACCACAATACCCAgttccaaaatattaaaatagcctagtttcaaaataccagaacaCCACGTTCAGAGGTAGCAAAGTAACCCAGTTTCAAATTGCCAGAACACGTTCAGAAATACCAAAGTAACCCAGTTACAAATTAccaagttccaaaataccaaagtTACCCGGTTTCCAAATATCAGAATACcaggttccaaaataccaaactaattccatttcaaaacaacagaatatcaagttccaaaatatcaaaatgaccCCGTTTCCAAATATCAAATTGTAAAATACCGATTTTCAGATGTCTTGTACAGGCAGgattcccaaacccacaaaaatgcagtattgtcaaaatgggatctgtgctaccaaaatgggtattttctcctctgaaaagcTTTCCCATAATGACCATCaatagatgcatttttttaaattgtacagCCAGATGTACAATAAGACTTTTACTTCAAAAAGCCAACACTCGTAGTAGTTTTCTGCTTAGATCGTGTCCGCAAGCATCGGCATTTGGGCCGGAGAGCTGCGGGTGGGATCAAGGGATAGAgtaaaccctctccctgcagatACACGAGGAAAGACCGAGTAGCAGGGAAAGGGAGTATTTATAAACCATATCAATATTTCACCGAAATTCAGGGCGGACCGGCGACGGGGGCGCTCGGGTTCGGTCCGGGCCTGCCGGGACGGGCCATAAACGACCCGGCCAAACCCTCGACCCCCTCGAGGAACACGTCAAACACTTCAAAGGAAACGGAAGTCAGTAACAATTATGGAAGAACCATTACCGGTAATCGCTTGCGATCGGCAGGGAATTTCCTCGGTAAGTACAAGCCTAGGACatagggaattttggaggcgggatcccaattttggccacgTGCACCCGGACGAGAAGGCCGGTCCTTTTCCACGGAAAGGAAAGCCCCACACCCCGGCGTTTCGGGGGTGGACGACGGCCCACGTAGGGGAGGGAACGACCGGCAGGACCTTTCTCCGCCTCATCCCCCCGCTCCGAGGTGCGGCAGCACCGAGCGCGACCGGCGTGGATGAGGAGGGGGCGGCTCTGCCAGAGGTCGCTTTCAGAGGGTTCCCGAGGCACACCTACACGGGGAGCTGCCGGTCGAGAGGGGCCAACGGAGGCGTCTCGAGAGACGCTTCGGGAACAACGGTCGCAGCGCTCCGCAGGAGCCGGGGAGCGGCCGGATGCACCCGGGTAAGGAGCATCGCTTCAAGAAAACACCCAGGGAAGAGCTCTTGTGCCAAGGGGCAGCACCTGAGCGGGCAGGGCAGTATGTGAGGTCCCTTTcatctcccccttttccatCATTGTAAGGTTTAAATTGAGGGGGAAGCCCAGTTCTCCCTCCTTTCTAAGGGTTTGAATTGaggaaaaatccccctttttccagcaccagAGAGTTTTAAAGTGAGGAAAACCCCTCTTTTCCCAATAGGTTAGGGGATTaaattgaaggggagaagccatTAATTTGCCATTGTATCGGTTCAAGTGGAGGCAACTCCCGCCCGTTCCCTCATTTTAAAGACTTCAGTCAAAGAAAGCTCTCCCTTTTTGAGCATTTTAAGGATTTAAATTGCATCTCAGGGTGCTCCTACCCAAGCCCCGGTACCGAACGTCATACGGGAGCGAGCCCCGCACGGACGTAACCCTAATAGCAGCTAGGAGGGTATTAAgaagtcttatttttatttataatgtataTAGCCTTAATTAGAGGTCCCAAGGAGAGTTACATCGTTAATAAAATTACTATTCTTCTCTACCCTACTAAGCCACAGGTGGAGTACTACTCAGTAATTACTAGGGAATAATTATGCAACTTAACAACAAATTACCTAGCTGAGTTCCCAAAACACAAAGTTTGATTTCTTACCGGCCGGCCACCCTTTTGctcaatataaaagcaaaaaaagaaagcatcgTCGTTTCCCTGAAGAGTTTCCTACCAAGCCCTTTACTCACCTCAAATTTAAGTCAGAGGAGCCAAACAGTGGCAACTCCTAGGAGGGCTTTTATACCTTGCAGGATTTggctcctcccttttccctgggcaTCATGGGAACGAGGGGCGGACCCGGCCAGGGGTATATTAAGCCCAGGCTTTTGCAAGGGGAGTCATTCCCTCTCTGGGAGTGAGTGGGGTAAGAGCTCTCCTCTCATTTCAGTGATGGGGATCTTTCTGCTTATCTCAGCTTGCTTTCAGCAGGCTCTTTTAGCCTCTAAAGCAACAGAGGCTTTGAAGACATTGGGAAGAAGATACCATGGAATACAGGTAATATTTAAGTTCACTCATTTGGGTTACATGTTTAGGGTTGGTAAGGTGGTTttataatttctggttttgtgctaaggtttttttttttttggagcagtGCAACTTCCTGCTATTCTGGGTTGTGTTGAGTGGGATACTTCaaattttttcagtgaattcATTGTGTCCAAAAAGGGATCTACCTCGTGCCGTAGATGGTGTCCGAGATTGAGGCTTCCGATAGGGAAGTTGAGCATTGCGACCGGGAGAGGGAGGACGAGCAGGGTAGCGGGTTAGGAGTTACAGCAGGGGGCTTTTGAAGGCGGCACGGTGTATTTGGGAGCCGCTTAAGGCCTTTCCATAAGCATAGCAGCCGCATTTACAAGTTTTATGGCATGCAAACACATCCCATGCATTTATGGAAACGCCTTGTAACTCTGTCCCTTGCTACCCTGGGTGCCTATCACAATAGCAGCCGCAGCCTTAGACTAGGGATAAAGCTAGGGCCTTGAGAATCTAGGGGCACTTAGGAGCGAAGCGAGCCGCCGACTTGTTGCTATTTGCCACTAAACTCATAGTTTgatcttggttttctttattgtatctGACTAAGAGACAACAGCCCAGCGACAGCAGGACCTTCCCGGGTAGCGAGAGCCAGCCTTctttttgcacccgaggcacgTTCGCATCCCCGGACAtccgagagataagtcgagggCTCTGACCTAcggaggggatgaaagcggggtgtcgggttgGAActtgccgggagggatttttgaattagctttggagatggagatatccaagaaggggccccttagcccacataaagGGAAGTCTCGCTTTTGATCGCAATGCCGatgtgcgcagggcagagcaatcccgGTGCGTGTCgcgtcacctgtctattgttacgttctgtgtcttttgggcatcttgtgtctcgTGTCttctgccttagccctttgatgtgcttgcagtcgttCTTTTCGCAGAGAGTTTTCTGTCCTTGTCGTGTCTCCtcatttgtcatctcctgtgtcacgggtgcttGCACGggtttggcccggagctgctccgcCCTGCCGCATAGTCTGGCacataggtgtaatagaacaaggcctggggacttgaaatttgtaatgtaggttGTAGCTGggctctagatgatattcctaaattCACACGAGATGGTCGGAGCCGTGaaattctcatgcagccctttgacttttgtcatcgctttctttcagatgcagatggattaaatctgtggcagagcgccccataccgggtgaggggattcccgcaggaaggtcagtAACTGTTTGTCTGTGCTGGGCAAGTGTAAATGATGGCTATGTTATAGCaccgttctttgtctttttcttttaggagataaagccagatctcagcagtcaaggtcaagttagtgaggtaagCGGTGACCGGTGGAAGGAAAAAGTTGTTATCGCTCGGGTGCCGAGTGCCGGTACTCTAAACTTTAAGCGGCCATCGTCATTTGCGTGTTTTGAGCAGTCCACTCGTATTATGCCAAATCCCCTCACCGACCGGCCGACAGAGCCGCCTCGCCGCCTTCGTGAGCCCTCCCAAAGTGTTATGGGACTCTGCAATgaagcctttacattttctgatgttttggttttctttgttgtaGCTGACTAGGAGATGGCAGGAACTTCCCGGACAGCGAGGTAGCCTTATTTTGCACCCGAGGCGGATTCACATCCCGgacgtccgagagataagtcgagggTTACGACCCACCGAGGGGATGAAAGCAGGGTGCCgggtcgggcctcgccgggagggatttttgagtcagctttgaagGCGGgaatgtccaagaaggggccccttagcccacataaagggcaagtctcacttttgatcacaatgccgaggcgggcagagcagtcccggtgcGTGTCGTGTCACTTGTCTGTtgtatgttctgtgtcttttgggcatcttgtgtcttaGGTCTTTTTCCTTAGCCCTTCGAGGGGCCAGCTTATCGGAAATGCCAGGCATCATCCTTAGCATCCGCGTTCCTCGGCCGGGTGCCGATACCGTCGGAGCTTTGACCGACGAGCTTGGATGCACATTGGAATCGCATCTCCCTTCAGAGGCATTGAGTCAGAGGTCTTttatggtcttgttctgagctatATTCACAGCTCTGCACCGCAGTGATCCATTACAGAGGATTAGGACTTGTCAGAATGCAAAGAGCGGTAGAGGATTCTGACCGGacgattctcgggcatccatctttgcggttctcggAATAAGCCCTTCCGTTAGCATCTTCTTCGAGCCTCGTCGGTCTCGCCGAGATCATCTCGCTCCGCATTCTCTCGGTCCTTGCGGTCATTCCTCTTGCCagagttttctctcttcatcgcATCTCCTCGTTTGTCatttcctgtgtcacgggtgcctgcatgggtttggcccggagctgctctgccccgcCGTGTAGTCTGGTGTATAGGTGCAGTAGGACAAGTCCCAAGGCCTTGAAATCTGTAATatagggtgtagtttggcctctagctggtattcctagattgacacaggatgcctggagctgttaTCATGCAGGActctgacttttgtcatcgctttctttcagatgcagacggatGAAATCTGTGTCAGGGCGCCCAAGACCGGGCGAGGGGGTTCCCGCAAGAAGGTCAGTCGCCGTCTGTGTTTGTGGGGTAActgtaa
Encoded here:
- the LOC138113274 gene encoding uncharacterized protein, coding for MEEPLPVIACDRQGISSVSTSLGHREFWRRDPNFGHVHPDEKAGPFPRKGKPHTPAFRGWTTAHVGEGTTGRTFLRLIPPLRGAAAPSATGVDEEGAALPEVAFRGFPRHTYTGSCRSRGANGGVSRDASGTTVAALRRSRGAAGCTRALLASKATEALKTLGRRYHGIQRQQPSDSRTFPGSESQPSFCTRDADGLNLWQSAPYRMQTDEICVRAPKTGRGGSRKKEVKLDSSTQGRWSEGVRFFYAEPSRRPPDRPGLPPS